The following are encoded together in the Lathyrus oleraceus cultivar Zhongwan6 chromosome 3, CAAS_Psat_ZW6_1.0, whole genome shotgun sequence genome:
- the LOC127128363 gene encoding uncharacterized protein LOC127128363 encodes MAMSTKDTKTSQPVKLCASLQTLVCLTRNLTPEKKALMSNYVFRGFLEIENDRESSATLVSSFCDIYEPTTKVFVLNNYASFSFCVKEVSYVIGMENTGTSSLAISHGGKFP; translated from the exons ATGGCAATGTCAACAAAG GATACAAAAACGAGTCAGCCTGTTAAGCTATGTGCAAGCTTACAAACACTCGTGTGTCTGACTCGTAACTTAACTCCTGAAAAAAAGGCTCTGATGAGCAACTATGTTTTCAGAGGTTTCTTAGAAATAGAAAATGATAGAGAAAGTTCTGCTACATTGGTTTCCAGTTTCTGTGACATTTATGAACCGACAACGAAAGTTTTTGTGTTGAACAACTATGCTTCCTTTTCTTTTTGTGTTAAAGAGGTATCGTATGTTATTGGTATGGAAAATACCGGAACTAGTAGTTTAGCAATCTCTCATGGAGGAAAATTTCCTTAA